The following coding sequences lie in one Arachis hypogaea cultivar Tifrunner chromosome 4, arahy.Tifrunner.gnm2.J5K5, whole genome shotgun sequence genomic window:
- the LOC112794151 gene encoding endoglucanase 24-like: MEEKVAKKKNVGALCWWLTVSMIGMVVVGAAVLLLLKKLRHHASPQTLSTLPTNIVQKYASALELSLQFFDVQKSGKLQNNRIPWRGDSSLKDGKEAGLDLSKGMYDAGDLMKFGFPMAFTATMLSWSILEYGNRMEAVKQLQYAQDSLKWITDYLINAHPFEDVLYIQVGDPGVDHNCWERPEDTSEKRPVIEVNSSYPGTEVAAETAAAMASASLVFKNLDPAYSGILLAHAQQLFTFADTFKCSYTVSIPQVNPFYKSSGFGDELLWAATWLYHATKDPSYLNYVTLQNAKAFANFGAFSWFSWDDKHAAVQVLLSRINFFGAKDITIDEDLDLQMYRETAEIVICTLLPDSPTATTMRTKSGLIWLQPWNSLQHAVAFAFLAVVYSDYMLTSQTEALYCSGKLYKPLDLRKFAISQAEYVLGENPLKMSYLVGYGSHYPKYVHHRGSSIPVNATEIGCKVGFKKWYASPKPNPNVPFGALVGGPFFNETYNDLRNNSMQAEPTTYNSALFVALLSGLVATSSVVTSF, encoded by the exons ATGGAAGAGAAAGTCGCTAAGAAGAAAAACGTGGGTGCTTTGTGTTGGTGGCTAACAGTTTCCATGATTGGAATGGTGGTAGTAGGTGCTGCTGTTCTTCTTTTACTCAAAAAGCTTCGTCACCATGCTTCACCGCAAACCTTATCAACACTCCCCACCAACATTGTTCAGAAATATGCCTCAGCCCTCGAATTGTCTCTGCAATTTTTCGACGTCCAAAAAT CTGGGAAGTTACAGAATAACAGAATTCCATGGAGAGGGGATTCAAGTCTgaaagatggaaaagaagcagGTTTGGATCTAAGTAAAGGAATGTATGATGCGGGTGATCTCATGAAATTTGGTTTTCCAATGGCCTTCACTGCAACCATGTTGTCATGGTCGATTCTTGAATATGGGAATAGAATGGAAGCTGTGAAGCAGCTACAATATGCTCAGGATTCGCTTAAGTGGATCACTGATTATCTTATCAATGCTCATCCTTTTGAAGATGTTCTTTATATTCAG GTTGGGGATCCTGGGGTAGATCACAATTGTTGGGAAAGACCTGAAGATACAAGTGAGAAAAGGCCAGTGATTGAAGTAAATTCATCATATCCAGGAACAGAAGTAGCAGCAGAAACTGCAGCAGCAATGGCCTCAGCATCTCTTGTTTTCAAGAACCTGGATCCCGCTTATTCCGGAATCCTCCTCGCTCATGCTCAACAGCTCTTCACCTTCGCTGACACTTTCAAATGTTCTTACACTGTTAGCATTCCTCAAGTGAACCCCTTTTATAAATCATCTGGTTTTGGTGATGAACTCTTATGGGCTGCTACTTGGCTCTACCATGCAACAAAGGATCCATCATATCTCAATTATGTCACGCTACAGAATGCAAAAGCATTTGCAAATTTTGGTGCTTTCTCATGGTTTAGTTGGGATGATAAGCATGCTGCAGTCCAG GTTCTTTTGTCCAGAATTAACTTTTTTGGTGCAAAAGACATTACAATTGACGAGGACCTCGATCTTCAGATGTATAGAGAAACCGCTGAAATTGTTATATGCACTCTTCTGCCAGATTCACCAACAGCTACCACCATGAGAACTAAAA GTGGATTGATATGGTTACAACCTTGGAACTCTCTGCAACATGCAGTGGCTTTTGCATTCTTAGCTGTTGTTTATAGTGATTATATGCTGACATCACAAACTGAAGCTCTATATTGTAGTGGAAAATTGTATAAGCCTTTAGATCTTCGCAAATTTGCCATATCTCAG gCAGAATATGTGTTGGGAGAAAATCCATTGAAGATGAGTTATCTTGTAGGATATGGAAGTCATTATCCAAAATATGTGCATCATAGAGGATCTTCCATTCCAGTTAATGCAACAGAGATTGGATGCAAGGTTGGATTTAAAAAGTGGTATGCCTCACCAAAACCTAACCCTAATGTACCATTTGGAGCTTTAGTGGGTGGACCCTTCTTCAATGAGACGTATAATGATTTAAGGAACAATTCAATGCAAGCTGAACCAACCACTTATAATAGTGCACTCTTTGTTGCTCTCCTCTCTGGTTTGGTTGCCACTTCTTCTGTAGTTACGTCTTTCTAG